One Vigna unguiculata cultivar IT97K-499-35 chromosome 7, ASM411807v1, whole genome shotgun sequence genomic region harbors:
- the LOC114190121 gene encoding ABC transporter B family member 4-like, translating to MGVENGEEIKDDEASTSENGKKEEGRKKEREKTERVPFYKLFGYAHSTDIFFMAVGSIAAIANGVAFPLLALLMGQIIDTFGATNPNLLQDVSKVCLKILYLALGSAIGAFLQEACWAVTGERQTARIRELYLKTILRQDIAFFDEETNTGEVIGRISGDTILLQEAMGEKVGRFVQLVATFTGGFVIALVKGWLLTVVMLSSLPLLVLSGAAVAFTIQRIASTTQTAYAKAARLVQQTIGSIRTVASFTGEKQAVSSYNKDLAHAYKSGIQEGCIHGIGAGTLLFVTFGTYALGVWYGAKLIMEKEYSGGRVINVIVAILIGSSSLGQTSPCINAFSLGQVAAYKMFQTIERKPEIDAYDPNGKILQDIQGEIELRDVYFSYPSRPEELIFGGFCLRIAGGTTAALVGQSGSGKSTVISLVERFYDPQAGEVLIDGINLKEFQLRWIRGKIGLVSQEPVLFASTIKDNIAYGKEGATIEEIRSAAELANAAKFIHKLPQGLNTVVGDHGSKLSGGQKQRIAIARAILRNPRILLLDEATSALDVESERIVQEALNRIMINRTTIVVAHRLSTVKNADTIAVIHRGKMIEKGTHSELSKGDGAYSQLIRLQEISNDSEENADHHSKGEISVESFRQSSQRRSLERSISRGSSKGNSSRHSPSVSFGLSKGVNVSDPELENSQPKEQAPEVPLSRLASLNKPEIHVLLIGCVAAIANGVIYPIYGLLVSMAIKTFYEPFDQMKKDSKFWALMFTVVGIAAFVTNVGQRYFFSVAGCKLIQRIRLMCFEKVVNMEVGWFDEAENSSGALSARLLADAALVRALVGDALGLFVQNSASVLAGFIIAFTASWQTTLVILVLIPFFGINIYLKNKLSNEFSADVKMMYEEASQVANDAVGSIRTVASFCAEDKIMELYRKKCEAPIKAGIRGGLINGAAFAVLAFSLYGFHATSYYAGARLVEAGKASFSDVFRVFFALTMGTAGICQSRSLAPDSSKAKSATASIFKMLDKKSKIDPSDESGITLDSVKGEIELRHVSFKYPSRPEIPIFQDLSLGIHSGKTVALVGESGSGKSTVISLLQRFYDPDSGQITLDGVEIRELQLKWFRQQMGLVSQEPVLFNETIRANIAYGKEGNASEAEIIAAAELANAHTYISGLQQGYDTLVGERGTQLSGGQKQRVAIARAIIKNPKILLLDEATSALDAESERVVQDALDKVMVNRTTVVVAHRLSTIKNADVIAVIKNGVIVEKGKHETLINVSGGFYASLVQLHTSSSTP from the exons AGGAGGCATGTTGGGCGGTGACGGGGGAGAGGCAAACTGCACGAATAAGGGAACTGTATCTGAAAACTATTCTCAGACAAGATATCGCTTTCTTTGATGAGGAAACAAACACCGGAGAGGTGATAGGGAGAATATCAGGTGACACCATTCTTTTACAAGAAGCCATGGGTGAGAAG GTTGGGAGATTTGTGCAGCTTGTAGCAACATTCACCGGTGGATTTGTGATAGCGTTGGTGAAAGGGTGGCTTCTTACTGTTGTCATGCTGTCCTCTCTTCCACTTCTTGTTTTGTCAGGTGCTGCTGTGGCCTTCACCATACAAAGGATTGCTTCCACAACTCAAACAGCTTATGCAAAAGCTGCACGTCTTGTCCAACAGACTATTGGCTCAATAAGAACC GTTGCATCCTTTACTGGGGAAAAACAAGCAGTATCTAGTTATAACAAAGATCTTGCACATGCTTACAAATCAGGAATTCAAGAAGGTTGCATTCATGGAATCGGTGCAGGCACACTTTTGTTTGTTACTTTCGGGACTTATGCTTTGGGAGTATGGTATGGAGCAAAGTTGATAATGGAAAAAGAATATAGTGGGGGCAGGGTGATAAATGTGATTGTTGCCATACTTATCGGTTCATC GTCTCTTGGACAGACATCCCCTTGCATAAATGCTTTTTCTTTAGGTCAGGTTGCAGCATACAAAATGTTCCAGACGATTGAAAGGAAGCCAGAGATAGACGCTTACGATCCAAATGGGAAAATATTACAAGATATTCAAGGCGAAATAGAGTTAAGGGATGTTTATTTCAGTTACCCATCAAGACCAGAAGAACTGATATTTGGTGGATTCTGTCTTCGTATAGCAGGTGGTACAACTGCAGCTTTAGTTGGACAAAGTGGAAGTGGAAAGTCTACAGTTATCAGCTTGGTAGAAAGATTCTACGATCCACAGGCTGGTGAAGTTCTTATTGATGGCATTAACCTCAAAGAATTTCAGCTAAGGTGGATCAGAGGAAAAATAGGCCTTGTCAGCCAGGAGCCTGTGTTGTTTGCATCTACCATTAAGGATAATATCGCATATGGAAAAGAAGGTGCAACAATTGAAGAGATAAGATCTGCCGCTGAACTTGCAAATGCTGCTAAGTTCATTCATAAGCTTCCACAG GGATTGAACACAGTGGTTGGTGATCATGGAAGCAAGCTATCTGGTGGGCAGAAGCAACGCATTGCCATAGCCAGAGCAATTCTGAGAAATCCTCGAATTCTACTTCTGGATGAAGCCACAAGTGCACTTGACGTAGAGTCAGAAAGAATAGTTCAAGAGGCTCTAAATAGGATCATGATCAACAGAACTACTATTGTGGTGGCGCATCGCTTGAGCACAGTGAAGAATGCTGATACGATTGCTGTCATTCACAGAGGGAAAATGATTGAGAAAG GAACACACTCAGAATTATCAAAGGGTGATGGAGCTTACTCTCAACTTATACGCCTACAAGAAATAAGCAATGACTCAGAAGAAAATGCTGATCATCACAGCAAGGGTGAAATTTCAGTAGAATCGTTTAGACAATCTAGTCAAAGGAGATCACTTGAAAGATCTATCAGTAGGGGTTCATCCAAAGGGAATAGTAGCAGACACTCTCCTTCGGTTTCCTTTGGTTTATCCAAAGGAGTCAATGTCTCTGATCCTGAACTTGAAAACTCACAACCCAAAGAACAAGCTCCAGAGGTTCCACTTAGCCGCCTTGCTTCCCTCAATAAGCCAGAGATTCATGTCCTTTTGATTGGATGTGTAGCTGCCATAGCAAATGGTGTTATATATCCAATATATGGGTTGCTGGTTTCCATGGCCATCAAGACATTTTATGAACCATTTGATCAGATGAAAAAAGACTCCAAGTTTTGGGCACTGATGTTTACTGTCGTTGGTATTGCAGCATTTGTGACAAATGTCGGACAACGATACTTTTTTTCTGTGGCGGGATGCAAGTTAATCCAGCGTATCAGGCTAATGTGTTTTGAGAAGGTTGTAAACATGGAGGTTGGTTGGTTTGATGAAGCTGAAAACTCAAGCGGTGCTCTCAGTGCGAGACTCTTAGCAGATGCGGCTTTGGTACGTGCCCTTGTTGGTGACGCGCTGGGACTATTCGTTCAAAATTCGGCATCTGTATTGGCTGGATTCATTATTGCTTTCACTGCATCTTGGCAGACGACGTTAGTTATTCTTGTCCTGATTCCCTTTTTTGGAATCAATATATACCTTAAGAACAAACTCTCGAACGAATTCAGTGCAGATGTAaag ATGATGTATGAGGAAGCGAGCCAAGTTGCTAATGATGCAGTTGGAAGCATAAGAACGGTTGCTTCTTTCTGCGCTGAAGACAAGATTATGGAACTATACAGGAAAAAATGTGAGGCCCCCATCAAAGCAGGGATACGAGGAGGATTGATCAACGGAGCAGCGTTTGCGGTTTTGGCTTTCTCGTTGTATGGTTTTCACGCAACCAGTTACTACGCAGGAGCTAGACTCGTGGAAGCTGGGAAGGCGTCATTCTCAGATGTTTTCCGG GTTTTCTTTGCATTAACTATGGGAACTGCTGGTATTTGCCAATCAAGATCCCTTGCTCCTGACTCGAGCAAAGCGAAGTCAGCCACTGCGTCCATATTTAAAATGCTTGATAAGAAGTCGAAAATAGATCCGAGTGATGAGTCTGGCATCACACTGGACAGCGTCAAGGGAGAAATTGAGCTTCGTCATGTGAGCTTCAAGTATCCATCTAGGCCTGAGATACCCATTTTCCAAGACCTCAGCTTGGGTATCCATTCTGGCAAG ACGGTGGCTCTTGTTGGTGAAAGTGGAAGTGGGAAATCCACAGTGATTTCCTTGTTGCAAAGATTTTATGATCCTGATTCAGGGCAAATCACACTTGATGGTGTGGAAATTCGTGAGTTGCAACTCAAGTGGTTTAGACAGCAGATGGGCCTTGTAAGCCAAGAGCCAGTTTTGTTCAATGAAACAATACGTGCCAATATTGCCTATGGAAAAGAAGGCAATGCTTCTGAAGCAGAGATCATAGCTGCAGCAGAATTGGCCAATGCACATACATACATTAGTGGCCTACAACAG GGTTATGATACTTTGGTGGGGGAGAGAGGAACCCAATTATCTGGTGGCCAAAAGCAACGGGTAGCCATTGCACGAGCCATAATAAAAAATCCGAAGATATTGCTGCTCGATGAGGCGACGAGTGCATTAGATGCAGAATCAGAAAGAGTTGTTCAAGATGCATTGGACAAAGTGATGGTGAACAGAACCACTGTGGTGGTTGCACATCGTCTATCCACAATAAAAAATGCAGATGTGATTGCTGTTATCAAAAATGGAGTCATAGTGGAGAAAGGAAAACATGAAACACTTATTAACGTCAGTGGTGGATTTTACGCTTCCTTAGTCCAACTTCACACAAGTTCTTCGACACCTTGA
- the LOC114190052 gene encoding ABC transporter B family member 4-like, whose amino-acid sequence MGVENDEERKHDDGSTSENRAESSTNGEREEKSKQKEKPETVPFFKLFAFADSTDILLMVVGTIGAIGNGMGLPIMTLLFGQMIDTFGSNQQNANVVEAVSKVSLKFVYLAVGSGMAAFLQVTSWMVTGERQAARIRGLYLKTILRQDIAFFDKETSTGEVVGRMSGDTVLIQDAMGEKVGKFLQLIATFVGGFTVAFVKGWLLTCVMLATLPLLVLSGASVALIIGRMASRGQTAYAKASHVVEQTIGSIRTVASFTGEKQAVNNYSKLLVDAYKSGVSEGSIAGVGLGMVMFVVFGGYALAVWFGAKMIMEKGYNGGTVINVIISFLTASMSLGQASPSMSAFAAGQAAAYKMFQTIERKPEIDAYDPNGKILEDIQGEIDLRDVYFSYPARPEELIFNGFSLHIASGTTAALVGQSGSGKSTVISLIERFYDPQAGEVLIDGINLKEFQLRWIRGKIGLVSQEPVLFASSIKDNIAYGKEGATIEEIRSASELANAAKFIDKLPQGLNTLVGEHGTQLSGGQKQRIAIARAILKNPRILLLDEATSALDAESERIVQEALDRVMVNRTTVVVAHRLSTVRNADMIAVIHRGKMVENGTHSELLKDPEGAYSQLIRLQEISKETEQNAEHLGKSELSAESLRQSSLRRSLQRSISRGSSLGNSSRHSFSVSFGLPTGVKVSDPEHESSTPKEKAPEVPLSRLASLNKPEIPVLLLGCVAAIINGVILPIFGLLVSSVIKTFYEPFGEMKKDSHFWALMFMTLGIVSFLIIPARAYFFSVAGCKLIQRIRLMCFEKVVNMEVGWFDEPENSSGSVGARLSADAASVRALVGDALGLMVQNLATAVAGLIIAFVASWQLALIILVLIPLIGLNGYVQMKFMKGFSADAKMMYEEASQVANDAVGSIRTVASFCAEDNVMELYRKKCEGPMKTGIRQGLISGSGFGVSFFLLFCVYATSFYAGARLVDAGKTTFSGVFRVFFALTMAAIGISQSSSFAPDSSKAETATASIFGIIDKKSEIDPSDESGTTLDSVKGEIELRHVSFKYPSRPDVQIFRDLSLTIHSGKTVALVGESGSGKSTVIALLQRFYDPDSGQITLDGIEIRDLQLKWLRQQMGLVSQEPVLFNETIRANIAYGKGGNATEAEITAAAEMANAHKFISGLQQGYDTLVGERGTQLSGGQKQRVAIARAIIKSPKILLLDEATSALDAESERVVQDALDKVMVNRTTVVVAHRLSTIKNADVIAVVKNGVIVEKGKHEALININGGFYASLVQLHTSASTV is encoded by the exons ATGGGTGTGGAGAATGATGAAGAAAGGAAGCATGATGACGGTAGCACGTCAGAGAATCGTGCAGAAAGCAGCACGAATggggaaagagaagaaaagagtaAACAGAAAGAAAAACCCGAGACAGTTCCATTTTTCAAGCTGTTCGCTTTTGCAGACTCCACTGACATTCTTTTGATGGTTGTTGGGACTATTGGTGCCATTGGAAACGGGATGGGTTTGCCTATTATGACGTTGCTGTTTGGTCAAATGATTGATACCTTCGGTAGTAACCAGCAAAATGCTAACGTGGTGGAAGCAGTATCCAAG GTTTCTCTAAAATTTGTATACTTGGCAGTAGGATCTGGGATGGCAGCGTTTCTCC AGGTGACAAGTTGGATGGTCACGGGGGAGAGACAGGCAGCACGAATTAGGGGACTGTATCTGAAAACAATTCTGAGACAAGATATTGCTTTCTTTGATAAGGAAACAAGCACCGGAGAGGTGGTAGGGAGGATGTCAGGTGACACAGTTCTCATTCAAGATGCCATGGGTGAGAAG GTTGGGAAATTTCTGCAGCTAATAGCAACTTTCGTTGGGGGATTTACTGTAGCATTTGTCAAAGGGTGGCTTCTTACTTGTGTCATGTTGGCCACTCTTCCACTTCTAGTTTTATCAGGAGCGTCTGTGGCATTAATCATAGGAAGGATGGCTTCTCGAGGTCAAACGGCTTATGCAAAAGCTTCACATGTAGTCGAACAGACAATTGGCTCAATAAGAACC GTTGCATCCTTTACTGGGGAAAAGCAAGCTGTAAATAATTATAGCAAACTTCTTGTTGATGCTTACAAGTCAGGAGTGAGTGAAGGTTCCATAGCTGGTGTGGGTCTAGGCATGGTTATGTTCGTGGTTTTTGGTGGTTATGCTTTGGCTGTATGGTTTGGCGCAAAGATGATAATGGAAAAAGGATATAATGGCGGCACGGTGATTAATGTGATTATTTCCTTCCTAACTGCTTCGAT GTCTCTTGGACAAGCATCCCCAAGCATGAGTGCTTTTGCTGCAGGTCAAGCTGCAGCTTATAAAATGTTTCAGACAATTGAAAGGAAGCCAGAGATAGATGCCTATGATCCAAATGGAAAAATACTAGAGGATATTCAAGGCGAAATAGATTTGAGGGATGTTTACTTCAGTTATCCAGCAAGACCTGAGGAACTGATATTTAATGGATTTTCTCTTCATATAGCAAGTGGTACAACTGCAGCGTTAGTTGGACAAAGTGGAAGTGGAAAGTCCACGGTTATCAGCTTGATAGAAAGATTCTATGATCCACAGGCTGGTGAAGTTCTTATTGATGGCATTAACCTCAAAGAATTTCAGCTTAGGTGGATCAGAGGAAAAATTGGCCTTGTCAGCCAGGAGCCTGTGTTGTTTGCATCTAGCATTAAGGATAATATTGCTTATGGAAAAGAGGGAGCAACAATTGAAGAGATAAGATCTGCATCTGAACTTGCAAATGCTGCTAAATTCATTGATAAACTCCCACAG GGACTAAACACACTGGTTGGTGAACATGGAACTCAGTTGTCTGGCGGGCAGAAGCAACGAATTGCCATTGCAAGAGCAATCCTGAAAAATCCTCGAATTCTACTTCTGGATGAAGCCACAAGTGCACTTGACGCAGAGTCTGAAAGGATAGTGCAAGAGGCTCTAGACAGGGTCATGGTTAACAGAACAACTGTTGTAGTGGCACATCGTTTGAGTACAGTGAGAAACGCTGATATGATTGCTGTCATTCATAGAGGGAAGATGGTTGAGAATG GAACACACTCAGAATTACTAAAGGATCCTGAGGGAGCTTACTCTCAGCTTATACGCCTACAAGAAATAAGCAAGGAGACTGAACAGAATGCAGAGCATCTTGGAAAGAGTGAACTTTCTGCAGAATCCCTTAGACAATCTAGTCTAAGGAGATCACTTCAAAGATCTATTAGCAGGGGGTCATCCTTAGGGAATAGTAGCCGTCATTCATTTTCAGTTTCCTTCGGTTTACCCACAGGAGTTAAAGTTTCTGATCCTGAACACGAAAGCTCAACGCCCAAAGAGAAAGCACCAGAGGTTCCACTCAGCCGCCTTGCTTCCCTTAACAAGCCAGAGATTCCAGTTCTTCTGCTTGGATGTGTGGCTGCCATAATAAATGGTGTTATACTTCCAATATTTGGCCTGCTGGTTTCCAGTGTCATCAAGACATTTTATGAACCATTTGGTGAGATGAAGAAGGACTCCCACTTTTGGGCACTGATGTTTATGACCCTTGGTATTGTATCGTTTCTCATAATTCCTGCGCGAGCATACTTTTTCTCCGTGGCAGGATGTAAGTTAATCCAACGTATCAGGCTAATGTGTTTCGAGAAGGTTGTCAACATGGAGGTTGGTTGGTTTGATGAGCCTGAAAACTCAAGTGGTTCAGTAGGTGCAAGGCTTTCAGCCGATGCTGCTTCAGTGCGTGCCCTTGTCGGTGATGCCCTGGGACTAATGGTTCAAAATTTAGCCACTGCGGTAGCAGGTTTGATCATTGCTTTCGTCGCATCTTGGCAGCTGGCACTAATTATTCTTGTCTTGATTCCCTTGATCGGATTAAATGGATATGTTCaaatgaaattcatgaaggGATTCAGTGCAGATGCAAAG ATGATGTACGAAGAAGCTAGCCAAGTTGCTAATGATGCAGTTGGAAGCATAAGAACGGTTGCTTCTTTCTGTGCCGAAGACAATGTTATGGAACTATACAGGAAGAAATGCGAGGGTCCCATGAAGACAGGGATACGGCAAGGGTTGATCAGCGGATCAGGATTTGGGGTTTCATTCTTCTTACTGTTTTGTGTTTATGCAACCAGTTTCTACGCAGGAGCTAGACTTGTTGATGCTGGAAAGACAACCTTCTCGGGTGTTTTCCGG GTTTTCTTTGCATTAACTATGGCAGCTATTGGAATTTCCCAATCAAGCTCTTTTGCTCCTGACTCGAGCAAAGCCGAGACAGCTACTGCTTCCATATTTGGAATAATCGATAAGAAGTCAGAGATAGACCCGAGTGATGAGTCTGGCACCACATTGGATAGTGTTAAGGGAGAAATTGAGCTTCGTCATGTGAGCTTCAAATATCCTTCGAGGCCTGACGTACAGATTTTCCGTGACCTCAGCTTGACAATCCATTCTGGCAAG ACAGTAGCTCTTGTTGGTGAAAGTGGAAGTGGGAAATCCACTGTGATTGCCTTATTGCAAAGATTTTATGATCCTGATTCAGGGCAAATCACACTTGATGGGATAGAAATTCGTGACCTacagctcaagtggttaagacaGCAGATGGGCCTTGTAAGCCAAGAGCCAGTTTTGTTCAACGAAACAATACGTGCCAACATTGCCTATGGAAAAGGAGGCAATGCCACCGAAGCAGAAATCACAGCTGCAGCAGAAATGGCCAATGCCCATAAATTCATTAGTGGATTACAACAG GGTTATGATACCTTAGTGGGGGAGAGAGGAACCCAATTATCTGGTGGGCAAAAGCAACGTGTAGCCATTGCACGCGCCATAATAAAAAGTCCAAAGATATTACTGCTTGATGAGGCGACGAGTGCATTAGATGCAGAATCAGAAAGAGTTGTTCAAGATGCATTGGACAAAGTGATGGTGAACAGAACCACTGTGGTGGTGGCACATCGTCTATCCACAATAAAAAATGCAGATGTCATTGCTGTTGTCAAAAATGGAGTCATAGTGGAGAAAGGAAAACATGAAGCACTCATCAACATCAATGGTGGATTTTATGCTTCCTTAGTCCAACTTCACACAAGTGCTTCAACAGTATGA